One window of the Haemorhous mexicanus isolate bHaeMex1 chromosome 15, bHaeMex1.pri, whole genome shotgun sequence genome contains the following:
- the PDLIM7 gene encoding PDZ and LIM domain protein 7 isoform X1, producing MGDMESYKVMLNGPAPWGFRLQGGKDFSMPLSISRLTLGGKAAQAGVGVGDWVLYIDGESTSAMTHIEAQNRIRACGDRLCLTLSRAQNQLGKPQKVLSLDKQPPQLLEPPSTPVCDPVKLRMLEDIDDSKPPSWTSQSRSFRKLSRLVGADAMEDGEDELVKKPRDAHGSSWGTVEQWQPPQPLGPPSTPGCDPGKLRMLEDAEDWQPRTSTSQSRSFRKLAQLTGTDGMEDGEDEFIKKPRDAHGSNWGTGQHRQPPQALEPPSDTVCDPVKLRMLEDIVDSKPHTWTSQSRSFRKLARLVGANSMDDGEDEPVKKPRDSHGSIWGIVEQREPLESPSTPGCDPGKLRLMEDAEGWQPRTGTSQSRSFRRLAQLTGTDEMEDGEDEIVKKPRDAHGSSWGTVEQRQPPQPLEPPSTPGCNPGKLRLMEDAEDWQPRTGTSQSRTFRRLAQLTGTDEMEDHDDVFVRKPSQVSVPDPSPGATMKSEPGLAPRTPSATPSPTSRPPWAVDPSFAERYAPDKTSTVVSKHSQPATPTPMQNRSSIVQAAQQAPEGPGRTPLCYKCNKVIRGRYLVALGHYYHPEEFICCQCRKVLDEGGFFEEKGSIFCPKCYDTRYAPSCAKCKKKITGEVMHALKMTWHVQCFTCNACKTPIRNRAFYMEEGQPYCERDYEKMFGTKCRGCDFKIDAGDRFLEALGFSWHDTCFVCAICQTNLEGKTFYSKKDKPLCKSHAFSHV from the exons ctgaCTCTGGGTGGGAAGGCAGCCCAGGCCGGCGTGGGAGTGGGCGACTGGGTGCTGTACATCGACGGGGAGAGCACCAGTGCCATGACACACATCGAGGCCCAGAATAGGATCCGTGCCTGTGGGGACAGGCTCTGCCTCACCTTGAGCAG AGCCCAGAACCAGCTGGGGAAGCCGCAGAAG GTGCTGAGCCTTGACAA GCagcccccacagctgctggagcccccCAGCACCCCTGTGTGTGACCCTGTGAAGCTGCGGATGTTAGAGGACATTGACGACTCAAAGCCCCCCAGCTGGACCTCCCAGTCCCGTTCCTTCCGCAAACTGTCCCGCCTGGTGGGCGCAGACGCCA tggAGGATGGTGAGGACGAGCTTGTTAAAAAGCCCAG GGATGCCCATGGGTCCAGCTGGGGCACAGTGGAGCAGTG GCAGCCCCCACAGCCTCTGgggccccccagcacccccGGGTGTGATCCTGGGAAGTTGAGGATGTTAGAGGATGCTGAGGACTGGCAGCCCCgcaccagcacctcccagtCCCGCTCCTTCCGCAAGCTGGCCCAGCTGACGGGCACAGATGGCA TGGAGGATGGTGAGgatgaatttattaaaaagccCAG GGATGCCCATGGGTCCAACTGGGGCACGGGGCAACATCG GCAGCCCCCGCAGGCTCTGGAGCCCCCCAGTGACACTGTGTGTGACCCTGTGAAGCTGCGGATGTTAGAGGACATTGTGGACTCAAAGCCCCACACCTGGACCTCCCAGTCCCGTTCCTTCCGCAAACTGGCCCGGCTGGTGGGAGCAAACAGCA TGGATGATGGTGAGGATGAGCCCGTTAAAAAGCCCAG GGATTCCCATGGGTCCATCTGGGGCATAGTGGAGCAGCG GGAGCCTCTGGAGtcccccagcacccctgggTGTGATCCTGGGAAGCTGCGACTGATGGAGGACGCTGAGGGCTGGCAGCCCCGCACCGGCACCTCCCAGTCCCGCTCCTTCCGCAGACTGGCCCAGCTGACGGGCACAGATGAGA tggagGATGGTGAGGATGAGATTGTTAAAAAGCCCAG GGATGCCCATGGGTCCAGCTGGGGCACGGTGGAGCAGCG ACAGCCCCCGCAGCCTCTGGAGCCCCCCAGCACCCCCGGGTGCAACCCCGGGAAGCTGCGACTGATGGAGGACGCTGAGGACTGGCAGCCCCGCACCGGGACCTCCCAGTCCCGCACCTTCCGCAGACTGGCCCAGCTGACGGGCACAGATGAGA TGGAGGATCATGATGATGTGTTTGTTAGAAAGCCCAG CCAGGTCTCCGTGCCGGACCCGTCCCCAGGAGCAACGATGAAGTCTGAGCCCGGACTGG cccccaggacccccagtgccacccccagccccaccagccgCCCACCCTGGGCTGTGGACCCCTCGTTTGCCGAGCGCTACGCCCCGGACAAGACGAGCACGGTGGTGAGCAAGCACAGCCAGCCGGCCACGCCCACCCCCATGCAGAACCGCAGCTCCATCGTGCAGGCGGCCCAGCAAGCCCCCGAGGGGCCCGGCCGCACCCCCCTCTGCTACAAGTGCAACAAGGTCATCAG GGGACGGTACCTCGTGGCGCTGGGACATTATTACCACCCCGAGGAGTTCATCTGCTGCCAGTGCAGGAAGGTGCTGGATGAGGGCGGCTTCTTTGAGGAGAAAGGCTCCATCTTCTGCCCCAAGTGCTACGACACGCGCTACGCACCCAGCTGCGCCAAGTGCAAGAAGAAGATCACTGGG GAGGTGATGCACGCACTGAAGATGACCTGGCACGTGCAGTGCTTCACCTGCAACGCCTGCAAAACTCCCATCCGCAACCGAGCCTTCTACATGGAGGAGGGACAGCCCTACTGCGAGAGAG ACTATGAGAAGATGTTTGGCACCAAGTGCCGTGGCTGTGACTTCAAGATCGATGCTGGGGACCGATTCCTGGAGGCGCTGGGGTTCAGCTGGCATGACACTTGCTTTGTCTGTGCG ATCTGCCAGACCAACCTGGAAGGGAAGACGTTCTACTCTAAGAAGGACAAGCCGCTGTGCAAGAGCCATGCTTTCTCCCATGTGTGA
- the PDLIM7 gene encoding PDZ and LIM domain protein 7 isoform X2, producing MGDMESYKVMLNGPAPWGFRLQGGKDFSMPLSISRLTLGGKAAQAGVGVGDWVLYIDGESTSAMTHIEAQNRIRACGDRLCLTLSRAQNQLGKPQKDSLPCSEPLKYNFAPSTALNKTARPFGASSPPNPRPGLVTKPVTYAPLAPACTPQHNGQPPQALEPPSDTVCDPVKLRMLEDIVDSKPHTWTSQSRSFRKLARLVGANSMDDGEDEPVKKPRDSHGSIWGIVEQREPLESPSTPGCDPGKLRLMEDAEGWQPRTGTSQSRSFRRLAQLTGTDEMEDGEDEIVKKPRDAHGSSWGTVEQRQPPQPLEPPSTPGCNPGKLRLMEDAEDWQPRTGTSQSRTFRRLAQLTGTDEMEDHDDVFVRKPSQVSVPDPSPGATMKSEPGLAPRTPSATPSPTSRPPWAVDPSFAERYAPDKTSTVVSKHSQPATPTPMQNRSSIVQAAQQAPEGPGRTPLCYKCNKVIRGRYLVALGHYYHPEEFICCQCRKVLDEGGFFEEKGSIFCPKCYDTRYAPSCAKCKKKITGEVMHALKMTWHVQCFTCNACKTPIRNRAFYMEEGQPYCERDYEKMFGTKCRGCDFKIDAGDRFLEALGFSWHDTCFVCAICQTNLEGKTFYSKKDKPLCKSHAFSHV from the exons ctgaCTCTGGGTGGGAAGGCAGCCCAGGCCGGCGTGGGAGTGGGCGACTGGGTGCTGTACATCGACGGGGAGAGCACCAGTGCCATGACACACATCGAGGCCCAGAATAGGATCCGTGCCTGTGGGGACAGGCTCTGCCTCACCTTGAGCAG AGCCCAGAACCAGCTGGGGAAGCCGCAGAAG GACTCACTCCCCTGCTCTGAACCCCTGAAATATAACTTCGCTCCCAGCACCGCCCTCAACAAAACAGCCCGGCCCTTCGGGGCCAGCTCACCTCCGAACCCACGGCCCGGGCTGGTGACGAAACCCGTGACGTACGCGCCCCTGGCGCCCGCCTGCACCCCCCAGCACAACGG GCAGCCCCCGCAGGCTCTGGAGCCCCCCAGTGACACTGTGTGTGACCCTGTGAAGCTGCGGATGTTAGAGGACATTGTGGACTCAAAGCCCCACACCTGGACCTCCCAGTCCCGTTCCTTCCGCAAACTGGCCCGGCTGGTGGGAGCAAACAGCA TGGATGATGGTGAGGATGAGCCCGTTAAAAAGCCCAG GGATTCCCATGGGTCCATCTGGGGCATAGTGGAGCAGCG GGAGCCTCTGGAGtcccccagcacccctgggTGTGATCCTGGGAAGCTGCGACTGATGGAGGACGCTGAGGGCTGGCAGCCCCGCACCGGCACCTCCCAGTCCCGCTCCTTCCGCAGACTGGCCCAGCTGACGGGCACAGATGAGA tggagGATGGTGAGGATGAGATTGTTAAAAAGCCCAG GGATGCCCATGGGTCCAGCTGGGGCACGGTGGAGCAGCG ACAGCCCCCGCAGCCTCTGGAGCCCCCCAGCACCCCCGGGTGCAACCCCGGGAAGCTGCGACTGATGGAGGACGCTGAGGACTGGCAGCCCCGCACCGGGACCTCCCAGTCCCGCACCTTCCGCAGACTGGCCCAGCTGACGGGCACAGATGAGA TGGAGGATCATGATGATGTGTTTGTTAGAAAGCCCAG CCAGGTCTCCGTGCCGGACCCGTCCCCAGGAGCAACGATGAAGTCTGAGCCCGGACTGG cccccaggacccccagtgccacccccagccccaccagccgCCCACCCTGGGCTGTGGACCCCTCGTTTGCCGAGCGCTACGCCCCGGACAAGACGAGCACGGTGGTGAGCAAGCACAGCCAGCCGGCCACGCCCACCCCCATGCAGAACCGCAGCTCCATCGTGCAGGCGGCCCAGCAAGCCCCCGAGGGGCCCGGCCGCACCCCCCTCTGCTACAAGTGCAACAAGGTCATCAG GGGACGGTACCTCGTGGCGCTGGGACATTATTACCACCCCGAGGAGTTCATCTGCTGCCAGTGCAGGAAGGTGCTGGATGAGGGCGGCTTCTTTGAGGAGAAAGGCTCCATCTTCTGCCCCAAGTGCTACGACACGCGCTACGCACCCAGCTGCGCCAAGTGCAAGAAGAAGATCACTGGG GAGGTGATGCACGCACTGAAGATGACCTGGCACGTGCAGTGCTTCACCTGCAACGCCTGCAAAACTCCCATCCGCAACCGAGCCTTCTACATGGAGGAGGGACAGCCCTACTGCGAGAGAG ACTATGAGAAGATGTTTGGCACCAAGTGCCGTGGCTGTGACTTCAAGATCGATGCTGGGGACCGATTCCTGGAGGCGCTGGGGTTCAGCTGGCATGACACTTGCTTTGTCTGTGCG ATCTGCCAGACCAACCTGGAAGGGAAGACGTTCTACTCTAAGAAGGACAAGCCGCTGTGCAAGAGCCATGCTTTCTCCCATGTGTGA
- the PDLIM7 gene encoding PDZ and LIM domain protein 7 isoform X3 has protein sequence MGDMESYKVMLNGPAPWGFRLQGGKDFSMPLSISRLTLGGKAAQAGVGVGDWVLYIDGESTSAMTHIEAQNRIRACGDRLCLTLSRAQNQLGKPQKDSLPCSEPLKYNFAPSTALNKTARPFGASSPPNPRPGLVTKPVTYAPLAPACTPQHNGQVSVPDPSPGATMKSEPGLAPRTPSATPSPTSRPPWAVDPSFAERYAPDKTSTVVSKHSQPATPTPMQNRSSIVQAAQQAPEGPGRTPLCYKCNKVIRGRYLVALGHYYHPEEFICCQCRKVLDEGGFFEEKGSIFCPKCYDTRYAPSCAKCKKKITGEVMHALKMTWHVQCFTCNACKTPIRNRAFYMEEGQPYCERDYEKMFGTKCRGCDFKIDAGDRFLEALGFSWHDTCFVCAICQTNLEGKTFYSKKDKPLCKSHAFSHV, from the exons ctgaCTCTGGGTGGGAAGGCAGCCCAGGCCGGCGTGGGAGTGGGCGACTGGGTGCTGTACATCGACGGGGAGAGCACCAGTGCCATGACACACATCGAGGCCCAGAATAGGATCCGTGCCTGTGGGGACAGGCTCTGCCTCACCTTGAGCAG AGCCCAGAACCAGCTGGGGAAGCCGCAGAAG GACTCACTCCCCTGCTCTGAACCCCTGAAATATAACTTCGCTCCCAGCACCGCCCTCAACAAAACAGCCCGGCCCTTCGGGGCCAGCTCACCTCCGAACCCACGGCCCGGGCTGGTGACGAAACCCGTGACGTACGCGCCCCTGGCGCCCGCCTGCACCCCCCAGCACAACGG CCAGGTCTCCGTGCCGGACCCGTCCCCAGGAGCAACGATGAAGTCTGAGCCCGGACTGG cccccaggacccccagtgccacccccagccccaccagccgCCCACCCTGGGCTGTGGACCCCTCGTTTGCCGAGCGCTACGCCCCGGACAAGACGAGCACGGTGGTGAGCAAGCACAGCCAGCCGGCCACGCCCACCCCCATGCAGAACCGCAGCTCCATCGTGCAGGCGGCCCAGCAAGCCCCCGAGGGGCCCGGCCGCACCCCCCTCTGCTACAAGTGCAACAAGGTCATCAG GGGACGGTACCTCGTGGCGCTGGGACATTATTACCACCCCGAGGAGTTCATCTGCTGCCAGTGCAGGAAGGTGCTGGATGAGGGCGGCTTCTTTGAGGAGAAAGGCTCCATCTTCTGCCCCAAGTGCTACGACACGCGCTACGCACCCAGCTGCGCCAAGTGCAAGAAGAAGATCACTGGG GAGGTGATGCACGCACTGAAGATGACCTGGCACGTGCAGTGCTTCACCTGCAACGCCTGCAAAACTCCCATCCGCAACCGAGCCTTCTACATGGAGGAGGGACAGCCCTACTGCGAGAGAG ACTATGAGAAGATGTTTGGCACCAAGTGCCGTGGCTGTGACTTCAAGATCGATGCTGGGGACCGATTCCTGGAGGCGCTGGGGTTCAGCTGGCATGACACTTGCTTTGTCTGTGCG ATCTGCCAGACCAACCTGGAAGGGAAGACGTTCTACTCTAAGAAGGACAAGCCGCTGTGCAAGAGCCATGCTTTCTCCCATGTGTGA
- the PDLIM7 gene encoding PDZ and LIM domain protein 7 isoform X4 yields MGDMESYKVMLNGPAPWGFRLQGGKDFSMPLSISRLTLGGKAAQAGVGVGDWVLYIDGESTSAMTHIEAQNRIRACGDRLCLTLSRAQNQLGKPQKVLSLDNQVSVPDPSPGATMKSEPGLAPRTPSATPSPTSRPPWAVDPSFAERYAPDKTSTVVSKHSQPATPTPMQNRSSIVQAAQQAPEGPGRTPLCYKCNKVIRGRYLVALGHYYHPEEFICCQCRKVLDEGGFFEEKGSIFCPKCYDTRYAPSCAKCKKKITGEVMHALKMTWHVQCFTCNACKTPIRNRAFYMEEGQPYCERDYEKMFGTKCRGCDFKIDAGDRFLEALGFSWHDTCFVCAICQTNLEGKTFYSKKDKPLCKSHAFSHV; encoded by the exons ctgaCTCTGGGTGGGAAGGCAGCCCAGGCCGGCGTGGGAGTGGGCGACTGGGTGCTGTACATCGACGGGGAGAGCACCAGTGCCATGACACACATCGAGGCCCAGAATAGGATCCGTGCCTGTGGGGACAGGCTCTGCCTCACCTTGAGCAG AGCCCAGAACCAGCTGGGGAAGCCGCAGAAG GTGCTGAGCCTTGACAA CCAGGTCTCCGTGCCGGACCCGTCCCCAGGAGCAACGATGAAGTCTGAGCCCGGACTGG cccccaggacccccagtgccacccccagccccaccagccgCCCACCCTGGGCTGTGGACCCCTCGTTTGCCGAGCGCTACGCCCCGGACAAGACGAGCACGGTGGTGAGCAAGCACAGCCAGCCGGCCACGCCCACCCCCATGCAGAACCGCAGCTCCATCGTGCAGGCGGCCCAGCAAGCCCCCGAGGGGCCCGGCCGCACCCCCCTCTGCTACAAGTGCAACAAGGTCATCAG GGGACGGTACCTCGTGGCGCTGGGACATTATTACCACCCCGAGGAGTTCATCTGCTGCCAGTGCAGGAAGGTGCTGGATGAGGGCGGCTTCTTTGAGGAGAAAGGCTCCATCTTCTGCCCCAAGTGCTACGACACGCGCTACGCACCCAGCTGCGCCAAGTGCAAGAAGAAGATCACTGGG GAGGTGATGCACGCACTGAAGATGACCTGGCACGTGCAGTGCTTCACCTGCAACGCCTGCAAAACTCCCATCCGCAACCGAGCCTTCTACATGGAGGAGGGACAGCCCTACTGCGAGAGAG ACTATGAGAAGATGTTTGGCACCAAGTGCCGTGGCTGTGACTTCAAGATCGATGCTGGGGACCGATTCCTGGAGGCGCTGGGGTTCAGCTGGCATGACACTTGCTTTGTCTGTGCG ATCTGCCAGACCAACCTGGAAGGGAAGACGTTCTACTCTAAGAAGGACAAGCCGCTGTGCAAGAGCCATGCTTTCTCCCATGTGTGA
- the PDLIM7 gene encoding PDZ and LIM domain protein 7 isoform X5 has translation MGDMESYKVMLNGPAPWGFRLQGGKDFSMPLSISRLTLGGKAAQAGVGVGDWVLYIDGESTSAMTHIEAQNRIRACGDRLCLTLSRAQNQLGKPQKVSVPDPSPGATMKSEPGLAPRTPSATPSPTSRPPWAVDPSFAERYAPDKTSTVVSKHSQPATPTPMQNRSSIVQAAQQAPEGPGRTPLCYKCNKVIRGRYLVALGHYYHPEEFICCQCRKVLDEGGFFEEKGSIFCPKCYDTRYAPSCAKCKKKITGEVMHALKMTWHVQCFTCNACKTPIRNRAFYMEEGQPYCERDYEKMFGTKCRGCDFKIDAGDRFLEALGFSWHDTCFVCAICQTNLEGKTFYSKKDKPLCKSHAFSHV, from the exons ctgaCTCTGGGTGGGAAGGCAGCCCAGGCCGGCGTGGGAGTGGGCGACTGGGTGCTGTACATCGACGGGGAGAGCACCAGTGCCATGACACACATCGAGGCCCAGAATAGGATCCGTGCCTGTGGGGACAGGCTCTGCCTCACCTTGAGCAG AGCCCAGAACCAGCTGGGGAAGCCGCAGAAG GTCTCCGTGCCGGACCCGTCCCCAGGAGCAACGATGAAGTCTGAGCCCGGACTGG cccccaggacccccagtgccacccccagccccaccagccgCCCACCCTGGGCTGTGGACCCCTCGTTTGCCGAGCGCTACGCCCCGGACAAGACGAGCACGGTGGTGAGCAAGCACAGCCAGCCGGCCACGCCCACCCCCATGCAGAACCGCAGCTCCATCGTGCAGGCGGCCCAGCAAGCCCCCGAGGGGCCCGGCCGCACCCCCCTCTGCTACAAGTGCAACAAGGTCATCAG GGGACGGTACCTCGTGGCGCTGGGACATTATTACCACCCCGAGGAGTTCATCTGCTGCCAGTGCAGGAAGGTGCTGGATGAGGGCGGCTTCTTTGAGGAGAAAGGCTCCATCTTCTGCCCCAAGTGCTACGACACGCGCTACGCACCCAGCTGCGCCAAGTGCAAGAAGAAGATCACTGGG GAGGTGATGCACGCACTGAAGATGACCTGGCACGTGCAGTGCTTCACCTGCAACGCCTGCAAAACTCCCATCCGCAACCGAGCCTTCTACATGGAGGAGGGACAGCCCTACTGCGAGAGAG ACTATGAGAAGATGTTTGGCACCAAGTGCCGTGGCTGTGACTTCAAGATCGATGCTGGGGACCGATTCCTGGAGGCGCTGGGGTTCAGCTGGCATGACACTTGCTTTGTCTGTGCG ATCTGCCAGACCAACCTGGAAGGGAAGACGTTCTACTCTAAGAAGGACAAGCCGCTGTGCAAGAGCCATGCTTTCTCCCATGTGTGA